aatggggccaggcatccaccacatgcacacgtgCTGCTGTTGCATGCACACCCACCGCCCGTGACACTCcaactgctcagcagagcatcgcgcaggcgtcATATGCTGCATGCgtaaatggcccggttgggtcaaatacaggtaaggaatgtgggcgggcgggtgggccctccgaagcactgtaccagaacgggacctgttgctcccagcaggcactggtacgcccgtatcgGGGCGTAACcaaccagaacccaccactgggtgtcaTCTGAAAACTTTTATCAGTCATGATAAGAGGAGATTATAGGTCATAAAAAGGGAATTTGAGGAATAGGAGGCTGCCCATTATACCTTAGTAAATAATCCATAATTGGTTTAAATTCAGAAAACACATTAAGTAATATTCTAGAGTTTATAAACCATAATATTTGGTTCTGCACAAATACTAAACCCAAACAAAGCACATAGTGATTTTGCATATCATGCTCACTGATCTCCAGGCTAGATTCATCACCCGTATTAAGGTAGGGTATGGTTCATTTGATTTTGGCTTAGCCTGTATTGAATGAACCCAACCAATTGTGGTTTATAGAATGTGGCAAACAGATCATTACTTCACTTGATGAGTAAGTTTCGTTTCCAAGCAGAATGTCAATGAGATACTCTTATGGCCTGCCAAATATTCTACTATAATTTGGCCCACAGATGCTACGTCAGGCTGATTGTCAATAATCCTTCAAATGGTCGTTTATGAAAAACATCAAGTATACAGCATATATTCAGTCTTTCATTCTCAGGATTTATTTTGGGAACCCATCAGAACCAAGCAATCCTAAATAGCATTTCAAATCCAAATATCAATCTGGCATCTGAACTATAGTTCCCCTTTCTCTTATATTGGTAGCCATGACTGGCCTTGCCTTCATTTAGACCAATAAATCCCTATGGGTCTGTGTGGGGAGCATGCTGATTCTGTAATTAAAATTGCATGCTAGAAAGCCAACTGCCAGCGGAAGCTGGGTTCCCTCCTACTGTTGCATTCTGTCAGCTCacgaaaatttatttatttatttagaaaaggaAATGTCACTGCTTTCTCAGAAATAAAGGTAGAATTCTAGAATATGTTGCATGATATTACCTCAGGGAAAGACGGCACAAATGTGAAAAAGTGTACATTTTTATTTGACAAGAACTGAAGTCTGTGGCATAGAAAGAACAATACAGATCAGGTGAGGAGCTTCCCAAAGTTAGGAAAGGCCCATGGATTAGAAGGTCTATATGTGTGGTGGAGTGATGTCATGGAAAAAAACCTATCATTTATCAATAAAATTGATAAGGAGTCATTGCTTCATAAGTTATCTGATCTGGCAAAATTTGTAAGTGTTAGCTACTTGTACTAACTACTGCCTGAAGTTCTCACTGACCCTACCCCCGAGACaccagtcctcctcattgactgccttgaGACTGGGCCTGTCTCATCCAGTGACATTGCCCGTCACTCTGCAAAGAACTCCACCatcaagcaaattttgaactgggtgtggagaaGGTGGCCCAAGGAGCCTGTTGGggttgatttcaaaatgtattttgccaaacaTGATGAGTTGTCAGTTGTTAATGGATGTTTATTGTGGGGGGACCGatcgttgttccacccaaactgcacattgcagtattagagactttacatgtagggcatcctggaattgtcaggatgaagtctttggctaggagttatgtgtggtggcctagcatggacagggagattgaagaatgggtggctacctgcacaccgtgccagcagtccagaccagctcccccagaggtgcccgctaaggagtgggagcgacctcaagcaccatggtctagggtgcatattgactttgctggcccagttcatggccggACATTTCTCgtagttgtggatgcctactcaaaatggttagaggtagtcctgatgagCTCCACTACGGCTGAAGTGGTCATCAAGGTgctacggagacttttctccaaGCATGGCCTGCCCGACatcttggtctctgacaatgggccccaattcacagCCATGCAGTTTGAGATCttcctagcagctcagggaatcaggcatgccatGGTCGTGCCATTCCATCCAGCCTCCAATagtcaggtggagagaatggtgagatctgcaaaagaggccctctcTAGGATGGgcctgggagattggcaaacacaggttgatcactatttgctaattcagcacatAACACCCAGTGCCATaacagggagaagcccctccgagcttctcatgggtcgccagctaaggtcccacttagaccagcTATACCCCATCGCCtcagactccacaagcaagattcGGACATTAGCGTAGGGGATTCGGTATATGCCCACAACTACaccgggggaactctgtggattcctgccacagtgataggcatcaccggcCCTCACTCTTACCTCCTAGAGCTTGAGGATGGTAGGAATTGaagaaggcatattgaccaactccatGGCCACCTCTCCAACTCtactcttagacaaccagaggcaattcctgcacgagttagccaaagccctacccaaatgcAGCAAACACTCACTCCTTCCATGGCCAGCTCAAGCCCAAGGGTATCGGGAAACTTATCTGGTTATGTTGCAGGCCCGCAGTGAGCTCTGAGCAaaccggctctagaagctccagccgcagcctgtgaaaggttccagAAGCTTCCACCAAGCGGAGCTGCAGAGCAAACAGGTCCATCCGACATGTCCAAGGAAACCCCTCCTAACGAACTgcacaggtcaggcagagctacccaaaagtgtgcctacctgcgtgactatgtAACTAGTAGGATTGTTCCATCCAAGAGGGGAGGGATGTTAGATACTTGtactaactacagtggtttccaccaaggttctctgttccagtgggaacagaggtttaatcctattggtcaaagggtctgacagctccctatgaaagggctgttgtcagactcaacctttgttggattgttctcactaagttgtacttaataaagagctgttgttaccattaagcCTGGGTGTGCtgatccattacccaatctaacagcaAGGGTACAATATATAGACAGTTCTGGAAATGTATTTAACAGCCAAGAATATTATAGCTCAGTAGAGCTGATTTTTTAtcaggaaataaaaaagagaaatttgTTATATGGAACATTACTGGCAGGTATCGGTTACATGTATGTAAATTCTATGAATAGAAAAATAAAGCACATAACATGTGAAAATCTATTAACTGGAGCCTCAACAAAAAAGAGAAGCAAGATAGGTTGATTGTTCTTCAGCTGTAAGTATTGCCTGAtgttttttttgtctcttttttgCTGGAGGTTGGTTATTTTCACACGTAGATACAAAAAGGAGTTCATGGAATAGTTGTCAATCATGGGAATTGGCAGATATACACAATGTCCCTATATCCCTATGGCTGACTCTTCTGAAGCTGCAGCTAggatgctattattattattattggactatacCAGCAGCTCTGCTTTGTTACTATTTAGAAAAGTAATTTAATACTAAATAAATAGGGCTTATAATACCATTTTACCTTTAATTTAGGATTTTCAAATTGCAAACATTGGGCACGATGgatttaataaaaactatattaGAATGAGTTTAATCATTGGTGAGGTCTGAAAAGGCAAAATTAAAACCTTCTTAGCTATTGCTTTGAGTAGAggcatttgtgtttttttaataaaaaagtttGTCTCTTCTTCACAACATCTTTCAAAGCTTTCAGGAAAACAAGATAGACCTTAGCAATAATTCCTGAATGGTTAATAGTTTTATAGATTCTTGAATCAGAAATAAAATCTGATTTCTGTTGTGTCTACATTGCAGTGTCAGTGTGGCTggccttattaaaaaaaataaagtgattataaaatatgttttgatTAGAGATTGAGGGACCCCAAATGAAGCCAGTTTTGTTTCAGATGACTTGTGTATGACTGAATACAGTACAGAATTATTCAAGATCACGACTGATTCACAATTCTGTAGTTTAGTCccgtttagcaatagcaacagcacttagacttaaataccgcatcataatgcttttacagccctctctaagtggtttacagagtcagcatattgcccccaacaatctgagtcctcattgtaccaacctcagaaggatggaaggctgagtcaaccttgagcctgatgagatttgaactgctgaactgcagctatcagtcagctgaagtagcctgcagtactgtactctaaccactgtgccacctcggctctatttattTACAGTAAATGCACTCAATAAAATGAGTGCAGAAATGCTAGAAGTCATATCTCAATATATGGATAAAAATAGAAAGGATGAAAGAGATTGCTATGCAATTGACTAATGATACTGGGGgattgggggactttaatctgccgtctcttggtgaacactctgatggggcacaggagttcatggcctccatgacaaccatggacttgacccaagtagttccgggtccaactcatagagcaggacacatgcgcgaccttgtatttctctcagggcagtggagacatgattttgagttaaggggaatagagacctcgcccttgtcatggtcagatcactccttgctgaggcttaacttcaggacgctactcccccattgcagggaggtggagccaattaagtggttctgccccaggcacctgatggacccggagggatttcagagggagcttggagagatacctgactcccttgtccgcaatctgactgagtctttggtcgctgcctggaatgttgcggctgctgaggcactggatcggattgcacctttgaggcctctctgcagcagtggttccaggagggcaccttggtttaccaaggaacttcGGGAGATGacgcgccaaaagagacgcctagagcgacgctggagggctagtaactctgaatctgatcgagcactattaagagcctttatcaggacttatctagtggcgatacaggcggcaaaatgtacacattttccgctcttattgtgtctgcggaatctcgcccagccgccctgtttagggtgacccactccctcctgaaaggtgaggaggcgggggaacccctgcagggaagagctgaggagtttgttaaGTTTCTggcggataaaatcactcagattcggacagacttGGATtccacttgggcagtaccagccaaGATGCCAAGGGTGAGTCTTAATCggatttgctgggatgagtttgaatttgtcacccctgaggaagtggacaaggccatggaaggatgagtgcctccacctgtttattggacccgtgcccctcctggctggtttcgaccagcagagaggtgacacgagattggctccagatgattactaatgcatctttgcaggaggggtctttcccacaaccattaaaggaagctgtggtaagacccctcctcaagaagccttccctggacccagctatcttaaaaaaactatcgtcctgtctccaaccttccttttctggggaaggttgttgagaaggtggtggcacttCAATTCTGACGgtccttgaatgaagcggattatctagactcctttcagtcctgtttcaggcctgggtacagcacggaaaccactttggtcgccctgaccgatgatctctggcgggccagggatagaggacattcctctatcctggtgcttcttgacctctcagcggccttcaataccatcgaccatggtatccttctgcgacgcctggAGGAAGTGGGAGTcagaggcaccattttacggtggttctcctcttacctttctgataggtcgcagtcagtgttggtcgggggcaaaggttgacccctaggcccctcaagtgtGGGGTGCCAAAgggtttggtcttgtcccccctcctatttaacatctacatgaagccactgggtgagatcatgcgacagcatgggataaaataccaccaatatgcagatgctacacaattgtatctttctgccccatgccagctcagtgtagcggtggacgtgatgtgctgatgcctggaagctgttagcatctggatggagatgaacaaacttgtgctcaatcccgataagactgagtggctttggatgctgcccctgaAGGACAGCCTagatagtccatccttaaccctgggggggtaaaaatttacacccctcagagaggcctcgcaatttgggggtcctgctggattcgcagctgacactggaacatcatttgttggctgtgaccaggaggccctttgcccaggttcgcctggtgcaccaattgcagccctatttTGATCGGGAGGCGCTTCAAacagttactcacgcccttgtcacctcaagtctggattactgcaacacgctctacatggggctacccttgaaaagcgttcggagactgcagctagtccagaatgcggctgtgcgagcgatattacacctgtcctctgcgagctgcactggctaccaattggtctccggacgcaattcaaggtgttggtttttacctttaaagccctacatggcttagggccagcgtaccttagagaccgcctactgccacatacctcccagcggccagtaagatcccacagtttgggcctccttcggatgccgtcagccacacagtgtcggctggcaggcccctgaggagagccttctctgtggctgttccgaccctctggaatcagCTATCCCCAGATATTCGGACcattcccactctcatggccttcaggaaagtggtaaaaacctggCTATTTGGGCAagcctggggctattgacctcaggttttgtgattttaactgtctcttttcttatttttttctttctctttttctgttttgtaagccgcccggagtccttcgggattgggcggcacataaattttaataataaataaataaattaataaataaataaatgtaattaggATAGATCAGAATATAGATATTTATGAACAGAAGAAAGGACCATGTATTGTATAATCTAATTGTATGATATTAATATAATAGAATGGCCATAGGATAAGATTTCATTATACAGGCATATTATTATCAAGGACTCTAGAAAGTACCAACAAGCTTCCTTAGTTTGAACATTTAAGGTTTCAAGTTGAAACCAACGTTAGGAAAAGCAGCCAACaaatttgtgttttctttttttactttttaatataaattcaCCCAGAAGATATCAGcaactttgttttttaaagtcatttGATTCCCAGGTCTGTGGTAAGGAtctcttttttttgagggggagggTTATCTAATGCTTCAGTCAAAAGTCTTCATGTTAGGGAAATCAACAATGATATTCAATTTAAGTAGTTCCAGATTAGacgtagtgattaaggcatcaaggTAGAAACTGGGTCACCTTGAGTTCCTGTCTTGCTTtaactgagtgaccttgggccagtcactcactcaaccccaggaagaaagcaatggcttcTGAAGTCctggcaaaataataataataatgcagtgaTATATCAgggcagttgccaagagtcaagactgactcagaggcaccaaaataaatgACTTTAGTCCTGCCATCTGTCTCTTTCCCTTTGCCAAGTTAAGGGTCCTGATGGGAGCGTAAATTATTACTGGAATACTGGAAAATGACTCTGATACACAAGTTTGAGAGAATCCCAGGATCCATTGCACAGCAGTGAGGAAAAAATAGTGACCCAAGATTTCTTCACGCTTAGTATCATTCCCCCACGTGATTTCTTtcataagtttttttaaaatagtaaaccaATTATTTATATACTGTCTTTCATAGTGGAATATGAAAAGGCTGCAAATGTGAAGGGCTCACTCAAAAATTAGCTGACGGATTAGGAATCCAGCTCACTATCGCCGCAGCCTTATGCATATCCCACTGTGTTTAATAGTTCTTACTCCTCAGTCAGTACATTTAAAACTGCTACCAAATGTAGTAATCAATTATTATCCTGCTTAGCATAgcttttttcttatttaattaGTACTAAGAAgtggaaatgcatttttttcctagTGTGGTAAAATATGAACTGTCCAACATGTTATACTTTTTTGTTAAAGaaacttgtttttaaacaaaTCTAATTTCCTAAGCTtgctatgatttttttccctttaagtaGAGTTAGTGCCGTTTTAAGTCTCATGAATACCTACTACTTCAAAAGGAGGTTGCATTAGATAGATGGGTTTGTAGGGACAAGGGTCAGTATCTGATCAAATGTGGAGAAAGAAAATCTGTATTGGCTTGAATGCAAGTCAAACCTTCCACATTAACTGAAACCTTGCTTTATAATGTATCCAGTTATATAAATACCTCTGCTTATATTTAACCTAAGAAAGGTAGAAGCCTCCTGGAGGGCATCTTAATAAATGCAACTTAGAGCAGGGCAAGGCTATAAATCTACAGTGAATCTAGGGCCTATATTAGTATTTCATGGATTAACAATATAGATGAGAGAAGAGGAAAGTCAataaccttgggggggggggggtatgtatATTAGTTGAGAGAAATAgttataaccaggggtgggcttgaaagattttagcaaggggttctctgcttggttgctgggtatggcctagttggcttcctgcaccatagtgtgtgtgtgggggggggggttgccctccccgggctccagaggctttccttgagcctctggaaaGGGGAAAATGGACTcgtcaggctctggaggccatctggaggccagaaatgggcctctgGCTTCTGGCCTCCCCAAAtatctggtaggcccatttttcacccccccccccccccgcacacactctgc
This genomic interval from Thamnophis elegans isolate rThaEle1 chromosome 7, rThaEle1.pri, whole genome shotgun sequence contains the following:
- the LOC116511676 gene encoding uncharacterized protein K02A2.6-like produces the protein MDREIEEWVATCTPCQQSRPAPPEVPAKEWERPQAPWSRVHIDFAGPVHGRTFLVVVDAYSKWLEVVLMSSTTAEVVIKVLRRLFSKHGLPDILVSDNGPQFTAMQFEIFLAAQGIRHAMVVPFHPASNSQVERMVRSAKEALSRMGLGDWQTQVDHYLLIQHITPSAITGRSPSELLMGRQLRSHLDQLYPIASDSTSKIRTLA